In Drosophila yakuba strain Tai18E2 chromosome 2R, Prin_Dyak_Tai18E2_2.1, whole genome shotgun sequence, a single genomic region encodes these proteins:
- the LOC26534883 gene encoding uncharacterized protein LOC26534883 yields MSTPQYRPPKEIQDLLDKKEQQQANQRRRTAVLPKRSWIQRNPRLFQISFLTGSLLIFFSKPLYDCFIADPLPPPETKVPPHKR; encoded by the coding sequence ATGTCCACACCGCAGTATAGGCCTCCGAAGGAAATTCAAGACTTGCTAGACAAAAAGGAGCAACAGCAGGCAAATCAGCGCAGGCGCACCGCTGTGCTTCCCAAACGCTCGTGGATTCAGCGGAACCCACGTCTTTTCCAGATCTCCTTCCTCACCGGCTCATTGCTGATATTTTTTTCCAAGCCCCTGTACGACTGCTTTATTGCCGATCCTCTGCCGCCGCCGGAGACCAAAGTGCCGCCTCACAAGCGCTGA
- the LOC6530583 gene encoding uncharacterized protein LOC6530583, with translation MESVRKANQRIRNYPILLSKCADKATAYAVCVSRDLNVQHKICDTEFKEFLSCIRKTALEMKTKL, from the coding sequence ATGGAATCGGTGCGCAAAGCAAACCAAAGGATCCGCAACTATCCAATTCTGCTGAGCAAGTGCGCGGACAAAGCCACTGCGTATGCGGTTTGCGTGTCGCGGGATCTAAACGTGCAGCACAAAATCTGCGACACCGAGTTCAAGGAGTTCCTTAGCTGTATCCGCAAGACCGCTTTGGAAATGAAGACCAAGCTCTAG
- the LOC26535292 gene encoding cx9C motif-containing protein 4: MSDTRKDPCKANACRIQACLTKNHYQEDKCLDVLEAMRQCCLKWHKESLCCSGIDLEKTYLPDASKQKNPTGKSNK, encoded by the exons ATGTCTGACACTCGCAAGGATCCCTGCAAAGCCAACGCCTGCCGCATACAAGCCTGTCTGACCA AGAATCACTACCAGGAGGACAAGTGCTTGGATGTCCTGGAGGCAATGCGCCAGTGCTGTCTAAAGTGGCATAAGGAATCGCTTTGCTGCAGTGGAATCGATCTGGAGAAGACCTACCTACCAGACGCATCCAAGCAAAAGAACCCGACCGGCAAGTC GAACAAATAA
- the LOC26536373 gene encoding LOW QUALITY PROTEIN: uncharacterized protein LOC26536373 (The sequence of the model RefSeq protein was modified relative to this genomic sequence to represent the inferred CDS: inserted 3 bases in 2 codons), producing MLYNLHTISGKSRFYKELAARLETDLTAVLSRLEAANNLKLADRXTIPPVERITLQVDTSLQMEFNLPEKNFIRKDITSLVKQRXIDYLLDQVITIAMNLAVLYRHAVGK from the exons ATGCTGTATAATTTACATACGATAAGCGGG AAGAGCCGTTTCTATAAGGAACTGGCTGCCAGGTTGGAGACTGACCTTACAGCAGTGCTATCCCGTTTGGAAGCTGCCAATAATTTGAAACTGGCTGATA TGACCATACCGCCAGTGGAAAGGATCACCCTTCAAGTGGACACATCTCTGCAAATGGAATTTAATCTGCCCGAGAAGAACTTTATCAGGAAGGACATCACAAGCTTGGTGAAGCAGCG TATCGACTATCTACTGGACCAGGTGATAACGATTGCGATGAACCTAGCTGTTTTATACAGACATGCAGTCGGAAAGTAG
- the LOC6530582 gene encoding dr1-associated corepressor: protein MPSKKKKYNARFPAGRIKKIMQSDEEIGKVAQAVPVIISRTLELFVESLLTKTLRITNARNAKTLSPSHMRQCIVSEKRFDFLKELVRNIPDISVAEEAAYNEDDVLRSSPEDQYPDSDTPYDLSLPSTSMRSQANGTAAYMRSMSLNNGAGSGVGAATKRQLQSQYSTRQTPTTSTTLPAKLARSESTPAYTPRGRPPNHLKKQSVQLDTAIPAPICNYELSKPIVKIDYSHVQMQLPTANLCTPDASDSGSGSGAGSGAFNFDIAAPVINIDLTNIVAAGAAGSRVPPTSIGFPAATPGDNNNVNQMAGKSSAPIIPKATAASATPTETVFELDEDYDNI from the exons ATGCcatcgaaaaagaaaaaatacaacGCACGCTTTCCGGCG GGGCGCATCAAGAAGATCATGCAGAGCGACGAGGAAATCGGGAAGGTGGCCCAGGCGGTGCCCGTTATCATCTCACGCACGCTGGAGCTCTTCGTGGAATCGCTGCTGACCAAGACGCTGCGCATCACGAATGCGCGCAACGCCAAGACGCTATCGCCATCGCACATGAGGCAGTGCATCGTGTCCGAGAAGCGCTTTGATTTCCTCAAGGAGCTGGTCCGCAACATACCCGACATCAGTGTGGCCGAGGAGGCCGCGTACAACGAGGACGATGTGTTGCGCAGCTCGCCAGAGGATCAGTATCCAGATTCAGACACGCCATATGATCTTAGCCTGCCATCGACGTCAATGCGCTCGCAGGCGAACGGAACAGCTGCCTACATGCGCTCCATGAGTCTGAACAACGGAGCCGGATCAGGCGTAGGAGCCGCCACTAAGCGGCAACTTCAGTCGCAGTACTCCACCCGTCAAACtcccaccaccagcaccaccctGCCCGCCAAGCTGGCCCGCTCCGAGTCCACGCCGGCCTACACGCCTCGCGGCAGGCCGCCCAATCACCTCAAGAAACAGTCGGTGCAGCTCGACACTGCCATACCTGCCCCGATCTGCAACTACGAACTCAGCAAGCCCATCGTCAAGATCGACTACAGCCACGTACAGATGCAGCTGCCAACGGCGAACCTTTGCACACCGGACGCCTCTGATTCTGGGTCAGGATCGGGCGCCGGGTCTGGGGCTTTTAACTTCGACATAGCTGCTCCGGTGATCAATATCGATCTGACGAATATCGTGGCCGCTGGAGCAGCTGGCAGTCGTGTGCCCCCCACCTCTATTGGTTTCCCAGCGGCCACGCCGGGGGATAACAACAATGTCAACCAAATGGCTGGAAAGAGCAGCGCTCCCATCATTCCAAAGGCCACCGCGGCATCAGCGACCCCCACTGAAACCGTTTTCGAATTAGACGAAGACTATGACAATATTTGA